The Paenibacillus tianjinensis genome has a window encoding:
- a CDS encoding helix-turn-helix domain-containing protein has protein sequence MDSVEILNELNASRLLLKQALSEREPAVLTTDTGSDKVVALFLAGEGTPSEETRITQIMESLTGYLSEEYRMTIQAGLGDHFAAVNEASRSFEQAKQALEYTVYVNKKGMLWSREAGIENTTYYYPLDTEQRLISTVRAGELEEAKRIINEIFAQNFGQRELSVEMKHQLVGEMKGTFLKLLDQKTFLESPLFENTKRRIIDIDFSDPLESIREELHSIMEEMCSLVVSKKKDAHILIIRQMYQYTAEMYADAELTLYRVAEHVERPEKYISQLFKEVTGVNYSDHLVKVRMDQAAMLLKESNYTVDEIAARVGYNSSHSFRRAFKRLTGISPSTYRQSHIE, from the coding sequence ATGGACAGCGTTGAGATCCTGAATGAGCTGAACGCATCCCGGCTGCTGCTCAAGCAGGCACTGTCGGAACGGGAGCCGGCGGTATTGACGACGGATACCGGTTCGGATAAGGTCGTCGCTCTGTTTCTGGCCGGGGAAGGAACCCCCTCGGAGGAGACGCGGATCACGCAGATCATGGAGAGTCTGACCGGGTATTTGTCTGAAGAATACCGGATGACAATCCAGGCCGGACTCGGCGATCATTTTGCCGCAGTGAACGAGGCCAGCCGCTCTTTCGAGCAGGCGAAGCAGGCGCTGGAATACACGGTGTACGTCAATAAAAAAGGCATGTTGTGGAGCCGTGAGGCCGGAATCGAGAACACAACCTATTATTATCCGCTCGATACGGAGCAGCGCCTGATCAGCACGGTTCGTGCAGGAGAGCTGGAGGAGGCGAAGCGGATCATCAATGAAATCTTCGCCCAGAACTTCGGCCAGCGTGAGCTGTCCGTGGAGATGAAGCATCAGCTGGTCGGCGAGATGAAGGGGACCTTCCTGAAGCTGCTGGATCAGAAGACGTTCCTGGAATCGCCGCTGTTCGAGAATACCAAACGCAGGATCATCGATATCGACTTTTCCGATCCGCTGGAGAGCATCCGGGAAGAGCTGCATAGCATTATGGAAGAGATGTGCAGCTTGGTCGTAAGCAAAAAGAAAGACGCGCATATCCTGATTATCCGGCAGATGTATCAGTATACTGCGGAAATGTATGCCGATGCGGAGCTTACGCTGTACCGTGTCGCCGAGCATGTCGAGCGGCCGGAGAAATATATCTCCCAGCTGTTTAAGGAGGTCACTGGTGTCAATTATTCCGACCATCTGGTTAAGGTGCGCATGGACCAGGCCGCTATGCTGCTGAAAGAGAGCAATTATACAGTCGACGAAATCGCCGCGCGGGTCGGCTACAACAGCTCACATTCGTTCCGCCGGGCGTTCAAACGCCTGACCGGCATTTCGCCGAGCACATACAGACAGTCGCACATCGAATAA
- a CDS encoding ABC transporter permease, with protein sequence MKHWQLHLLVIPPILFFLIFKYYPMLNAVLAFKDYNVIKGIWGSPWVGFKNFQLFFENPMFWTLLKNTLKLSGYLLLAGFPIPILLALMINEIRGGRFKRFVQLISFAPYFISTVVMVSIIMLFLAPRLGFANIALNFFGMDSINFLGEPGMFRSIYVWSDIWQTAGYSAVIYLAALAGIDPTLYEAAKVDGASRFQKIRHVDLPGIVPTIVIILILNVGNVMALGFEKVYLLQNPLNIANSEIIATYVYSIGLLNANYSFATAVGLFNSLINLILLVTVNGVAKRITNNSIW encoded by the coding sequence ATGAAGCACTGGCAGCTGCATTTACTGGTTATACCGCCAATCCTGTTCTTCCTTATTTTTAAATACTATCCGATGCTGAACGCGGTGCTCGCCTTCAAGGATTACAACGTCATTAAAGGCATCTGGGGCAGTCCGTGGGTCGGTTTCAAAAACTTCCAATTGTTCTTTGAGAATCCGATGTTCTGGACCTTGCTCAAAAATACGCTGAAGCTCAGCGGCTACCTGCTGCTGGCCGGCTTTCCGATTCCGATTCTGCTGGCGCTGATGATCAACGAAATCCGCGGCGGACGGTTCAAGCGGTTTGTGCAGCTCATCTCTTTTGCACCTTATTTCATCTCAACCGTAGTAATGGTCTCCATCATCATGCTGTTCCTGGCTCCGCGCCTCGGGTTCGCCAACATCGCGCTTAATTTTTTTGGAATGGACTCGATCAACTTCCTGGGTGAGCCCGGCATGTTCCGTTCCATCTATGTATGGTCGGACATCTGGCAGACGGCGGGGTACAGTGCAGTCATTTATCTGGCGGCACTTGCCGGAATCGACCCTACGCTGTATGAAGCGGCCAAGGTCGACGGTGCGTCGCGTTTTCAAAAGATTCGCCATGTTGACCTTCCAGGCATTGTGCCTACCATCGTCATCATCCTGATCCTGAATGTGGGCAATGTAATGGCGCTTGGATTTGAAAAAGTATATCTGCTGCAAAATCCGCTGAACATTGCGAATTCCGAGATCATTGCGACCTATGTGTATTCGATCGGCCTGCTGAACGCGAACTATAGCTTCGCGACCGCTGTCGGCCTGTTCAACTCCTTGATCAACCTGATCCTCCTCGTAACGGTCAACGGAGTCGCTAAACGAATCACCAACAACAGTATCTGGTAG
- a CDS encoding X2-like carbohydrate binding domain-containing protein has protein sequence MRRRLGYMLLMLITVVAQVGFTGIGRNVAEAADKELAQKPYMGWSSYSMQVYDGPQGNWISEQKLKAMSDVMHEKLQSHGYEYINIDAGWNGSMDGYARPIPSTTLYPNGFENLIDYIHSNGQKVGIYLIPGMSKEAYAKNLPIYGTEYHMQDIAYLPLQKADYWDIGYKIDFTKPGAQEYVDSIADMIASWGVDFVKFDSVTPGSGYNNTSIDARGDVAAWSKALARHGIWFELSWALDHNYVDYWKQYANGWRIQWDVEAYNPEVGLTQWANIARLFPDAALWWRDAGPGGWNDFDSLNIGNGAMDGLTKDERQTAMTFWAISAAQLYVGNDLTRLDDYGLQLLTNDEVIAVNQAGRPAHPLSTGTQQQVWYANNGDGTYNVALFNLGSRSAEVKVDWSDIGLVGPASVRDLWSHTELGAFDTGFSGGILEPHASRMLKVTAKGGISAVNNDDTGMRYTGTWSRSGGKELTEAAQDLSVVITDTSGNVPAEPEQPGNGNGGTTVTRSVYVNDSDSRIQYHGSWNNQSDRPTGDYKSDVHYTEHNGDYFEYTFTGTGIDLITEKDSSQGDIEIYLDDDITPETVSTYTSGDREVQQAVYSISGLPGGEHRLKGVKASGSYMLLDALKVTADKLIVPDGSSFDKEISKQADLSAEMVLGADSFLGIRNGDAPLVKGTDYERSGSTVKVFKKYLLKQPFGETTLIFDFEGGGGELWPIEIKTSAAASSSIAPETDSFDKAASLQQDIAVAVNLNGNTLTAIENNSVQLSEGDDYTFENVTVTLKKEYLAAQPLGQTDLTFIFSAGDPQLLSLQITNTNTVRYVVLNNDDSSIKYTGSWSRNSGRIFGDYMDDVHFTEQNGDFFEYTFRGTGIQMYTELDNSMGDVDIYVDGRFEQTVSTYSSTRKVQQNVFSISGLPEGLHTLKAVKKNGTYMLLDMLKVEVPDLINPVTASFDKNVSAQADVVVLLLQEPGMFKGIASGGSLLHEGTDYMLSGNKVTLSKTYLANQPTGTRKLTFKFGGDYQNDVQWTSNNGDSVQYVFKGTGVQLVGPKGPMLGEMEIYVDGTLKDTVNANHASRQIQQNLYSISGLSDGMHTIKVVKKSGDLLLIDQLKYTVSASGGSPGTPDPSTPDPGTPNPGTPNPGTPNPGTPNPGTPNPGTPTPGTPNPGGTVATPTPSATPSPSPSATPSPSATPSQAASPYLKVYADGQFKPDRNITRAEIASILANALDDKEGGSAAMFGDVGSGSWAAEAISKVTKLGLMQGYPDGSFKPDQPLTRAELASLIVPLLPQTAGQSQGFSDIAGSWAKAAILKAQSAGILKGYPDGSFRPDQPLTRAETVVAMNRVLGITKAVSSATRFSDVPATHWAYADIQAAAAP, from the coding sequence ATGAGGAGAAGGCTGGGTTACATGCTGCTGATGTTGATCACTGTTGTCGCGCAAGTAGGATTCACCGGAATCGGCCGCAATGTAGCGGAAGCGGCGGATAAAGAGCTGGCCCAGAAGCCTTATATGGGCTGGAGCAGTTACAGTATGCAGGTGTATGACGGTCCGCAAGGCAACTGGATTTCCGAGCAGAAACTCAAAGCAATGTCTGATGTCATGCACGAGAAGCTGCAATCCCACGGTTATGAATATATCAATATTGACGCGGGCTGGAACGGCAGCATGGACGGATATGCCCGGCCTATTCCAAGCACGACGCTGTATCCGAACGGCTTCGAGAACCTGATCGATTACATCCATAGCAACGGCCAGAAGGTCGGAATCTATCTGATTCCGGGCATGTCCAAAGAGGCATATGCGAAGAACCTGCCAATCTACGGCACGGAGTACCATATGCAGGATATCGCTTACCTGCCTTTGCAGAAAGCCGACTATTGGGATATCGGTTATAAAATCGACTTCACCAAACCCGGTGCGCAGGAATACGTCGATTCGATCGCCGACATGATTGCATCCTGGGGCGTCGATTTCGTCAAATTTGACAGCGTTACTCCGGGCTCCGGCTATAACAACACCTCCATCGATGCCCGCGGCGATGTCGCCGCCTGGTCCAAGGCCCTGGCCAGACACGGGATCTGGTTTGAATTGTCCTGGGCACTCGACCACAATTATGTGGATTACTGGAAACAATATGCTAACGGCTGGCGGATTCAGTGGGACGTGGAAGCCTATAATCCGGAAGTCGGGCTAACGCAGTGGGCTAACATTGCCCGCTTATTCCCCGATGCCGCATTGTGGTGGAGAGATGCCGGTCCCGGCGGCTGGAACGACTTCGATTCCTTGAATATCGGAAACGGCGCCATGGACGGTTTGACCAAGGACGAGCGGCAGACCGCAATGACCTTTTGGGCGATTTCTGCAGCCCAGCTGTATGTGGGTAACGACCTGACACGGCTGGACGATTACGGGCTGCAATTGCTTACCAACGACGAAGTCATTGCCGTCAATCAGGCGGGACGCCCTGCGCATCCGTTATCGACCGGCACGCAGCAGCAGGTTTGGTATGCCAACAACGGCGACGGCACCTATAATGTGGCACTGTTTAACCTGGGCAGCCGCAGTGCTGAAGTGAAAGTCGACTGGAGCGATATCGGACTGGTAGGTCCGGCGTCTGTCCGTGACCTGTGGAGCCACACGGAACTCGGCGCGTTTGATACGGGCTTCAGCGGCGGCATCCTGGAGCCGCATGCCTCGCGTATGCTTAAGGTAACGGCCAAAGGCGGAATTTCCGCCGTCAACAACGATGATACCGGCATGCGTTATACCGGCACGTGGTCACGCAGCGGCGGTAAAGAACTGACGGAGGCAGCGCAGGATCTCAGTGTTGTCATTACCGATACTTCAGGAAATGTCCCGGCGGAGCCTGAACAACCGGGGAACGGCAACGGTGGTACGACCGTTACCCGCTCAGTTTACGTCAATGACAGCGACAGCCGGATTCAATATCACGGCAGCTGGAATAACCAGTCAGATCGCCCGACTGGCGATTATAAATCCGACGTGCATTATACCGAGCACAATGGAGATTATTTCGAATATACCTTTACCGGAACGGGAATCGACCTTATTACCGAAAAGGATTCCTCGCAGGGCGATATTGAAATCTATCTGGATGACGATATTACGCCGGAAACGGTCAGCACTTATACTTCCGGCGACCGCGAAGTACAGCAGGCGGTGTACAGCATATCCGGGCTGCCAGGTGGTGAGCATAGGCTGAAGGGGGTCAAAGCTTCCGGCTCCTATATGCTGCTCGATGCGCTTAAGGTGACGGCAGATAAGCTGATCGTGCCGGACGGCAGCAGCTTTGACAAGGAGATCAGCAAGCAGGCTGATCTGAGTGCCGAAATGGTACTGGGCGCCGATTCGTTCCTCGGCATCAGGAATGGCGATGCCCCGCTGGTTAAAGGCACCGATTATGAACGGAGCGGCAGCACGGTTAAGGTCTTCAAGAAGTACCTGCTGAAGCAGCCGTTTGGCGAGACTACACTGATCTTCGATTTTGAAGGCGGCGGGGGCGAACTCTGGCCGATCGAGATCAAGACGAGTGCAGCGGCAAGCAGCTCGATAGCGCCGGAAACGGACAGCTTTGATAAAGCGGCTTCACTGCAGCAGGACATTGCCGTCGCTGTGAATTTGAACGGCAATACGCTTACAGCCATCGAGAATAACAGCGTGCAATTAAGCGAAGGCGATGATTACACCTTCGAGAACGTTACCGTTACCTTGAAGAAGGAGTATCTTGCCGCCCAACCGCTCGGACAGACCGACTTGACTTTCATATTCAGCGCAGGTGACCCGCAGCTGCTATCGCTCCAGATTACCAATACGAACACAGTAAGGTACGTTGTGCTCAACAATGACGATTCGTCGATCAAATATACCGGTTCCTGGTCGCGTAACAGCGGCAGAATCTTCGGTGATTACATGGACGACGTGCATTTCACGGAGCAGAACGGAGACTTCTTCGAATATACGTTCAGGGGCACCGGCATCCAGATGTATACAGAGCTGGATAATTCGATGGGCGATGTTGATATCTATGTTGATGGGCGTTTTGAGCAAACGGTCAGCACCTACAGCAGTACCCGAAAGGTGCAGCAGAACGTATTCAGTATATCCGGGCTGCCGGAAGGTCTGCATACACTGAAAGCGGTGAAGAAGAATGGCACGTATATGCTGCTCGATATGCTGAAGGTCGAAGTACCGGATCTGATCAATCCGGTCACGGCAAGCTTTGATAAAAACGTCTCCGCACAAGCCGATGTAGTCGTGCTGCTGCTGCAGGAGCCGGGGATGTTCAAAGGCATTGCCAGCGGGGGCAGCCTGCTTCATGAGGGCACCGATTACATGTTGTCGGGCAACAAGGTTACTTTGAGCAAAACGTACCTTGCCAACCAGCCGACCGGTACGCGGAAGCTGACATTCAAATTTGGCGGGGACTATCAGAATGATGTGCAGTGGACGTCTAACAACGGTGACTCTGTCCAGTACGTCTTCAAGGGCACAGGGGTTCAGCTCGTTGGACCGAAGGGACCGATGCTCGGCGAAATGGAAATATATGTAGATGGTACGCTCAAGGATACGGTTAACGCGAACCATGCCAGCCGGCAAATTCAGCAGAACCTCTACAGTATTTCCGGGCTTTCGGACGGGATGCACACGATTAAGGTAGTGAAAAAATCGGGCGATTTGCTGCTGATCGACCAATTGAAATATACGGTGAGCGCAAGCGGCGGTTCGCCGGGTACCCCGGACCCTAGTACCCCGGATCCGGGCACCCCAAACCCGGGTACACCGAACCCAGGCACCCCAAACCCGGGTACACCGAACCCAGGCACCCCAAACCCGGGCACTCCAACTCCGGGTACACCGAACCCGGGTGGCACGGTTGCTACGCCAACGCCATCGGCAACACCGTCGCCGTCGCCAAGTGCAACACCGTCACCAAGCGCTACGCCATCGCAGGCAGCATCGCCGTATCTGAAGGTCTATGCGGACGGCCAGTTCAAGCCGGACCGGAATATTACGCGGGCCGAGATCGCTTCGATTCTCGCGAATGCCCTTGATGATAAAGAGGGCGGCAGTGCAGCGATGTTCGGTGACGTCGGCTCCGGATCATGGGCGGCGGAGGCCATTTCCAAAGTAACGAAGCTGGGGCTGATGCAAGGGTATCCGGACGGTTCCTTCAAGCCGGACCAGCCGCTGACGAGGGCGGAGCTGGCTTCACTGATCGTTCCGCTGCTGCCTCAAACAGCCGGCCAGAGCCAAGGTTTCTCTGACATTGCCGGAAGCTGGGCGAAGGCGGCCATCCTGAAAGCACAGTCGGCTGGCATACTGAAAGGTTACCCGGACGGCTCCTTCCGGCCGGATCAGCCGCTTACCCGCGCGGAAACGGTGGTGGCGATGAACCGCGTACTGGGCATCACCAAAGCCGTCAGTTCAGCAACCAGGTTCAGCGATGTTCCGGCCACGCACTGGGCGTATGCCGACATCCAGGCCGCAGCGGCTCCCTGA